A region of Diospyros lotus cultivar Yz01 chromosome 3, ASM1463336v1, whole genome shotgun sequence DNA encodes the following proteins:
- the LOC127798148 gene encoding oleosin L-like: MAEPHYYQQLQHLHDQPPPRSHQLVKAATAVTAGGSLLVLSALTLAATVIGLTLVTPLLVIFSPVLVPAAIAVCLLAGGFVASGGFGMAAVGVLAWIYRYVTGQQPLGAEQLEQAKMKLAGKAREMKEKAEQYAHQQQHGGQTGS; this comes from the coding sequence ATGGCCGAGCCCCACTACTACCAGCAGCTGCAGCACCTCCACGACCAGCCGCCTCCGCGGTCCCACCAGCTGGTGAAGGCAGCGACAGCCGTGACCGCCGGGGGATCCTTGCTGGTTCTGTCGGCGCTGACGCTGGCCGCCACGGTGATAGGGCTTACCCTGGTGACGCCCCTGCTGGTGATATTCAGCCCGGTGCTGGTACCCGCCGCCATCGCGGTGTGTCTGCTGGCGGGGGGGTTCGTGGCGTCGGGTGGGTTCGGGATGGCGGCGGTGGGCGTGCTGGCGTGGATCTACCGGTACGTGACGGGGCAGCAGCCGCTGGGGGCGGAGCAGCTGGAGCAGGCCAAGATGAAGCTCGCCGGCAAGGCCAGGGAGATGAAGGAAAAGGCGGAGCAGTACGCGCATCAGCAGCAGCACGGCGGCCAGACGGGTTCCTAg
- the LOC127796970 gene encoding polycomb group protein EMBRYONIC FLOWER 2 — protein MRCEDSHVHSSAEEEIAAEESFSRYCLPVEFYNILKWRATRNPPYLERCLLYKRQAKQKKRIQMTIAVDTECGGSQTHSFCPMFVLLARTVSNSAMREGEYSTLYCFRQARLVTSLSAGGAMTRAQADFILPEINKLAAQLKSEPLAILFVSCAEVANSLNAIGPTENQNITTFPSNFEGHCLLGKISMQSLHLTLEKSLNLNVGERADVVSTVHMHSCFMKFSGMDGDKHIAVWTPSSSGTLDTPKQVEVIICAKEAGPKEKSHYDLYSYNKDIAMSSFIRIIKLRTGNVLFNYSYYNNKLHKTEVTEDFSCPFCLVKCASFKGLECHLSSSHDLLKYEFWVSEHQQVVNVSLKPDIKRLEQSTNFKARLMVHAFLMALSSDGADRYCSECNKPNANVTGTPTGIAHSHGDPECIQSISGGESSLSTRLKQCGSMRKSSMGCFDPRNRALLEKRQFFHSRKLQPMALEDVISDHDSEDEVDHDIEDLEDCKMLQTFDFTDVTEEETQIVLLWNSFVRRQRVLVDGHVPWACEAFTKLHSQKLVREPSLLWSWRLFMIKLWNHSLLDAQTMNNCNIIIEKLQNKGDVLIDEDKEEEEEEDIIQSEHADRLKNQNK, from the exons ATGCGCTGTGAAGACTCTCATGTCCATTCGTCTGCGGAGGAGGAAATTGCTGCTGAAGAGAGCTTTTCGAGATACTGCTTACCTGTTGAGTTCTACAATATTCTGAAATGGCGTGCTACTAGAAAT CCACCATATCTTGAGAGATGTTTGCTGTACAAAAGACAAGCGAAGCAAAAGAAAAG GATCCAAATGACAATTGCCGTGGACACAGAATGCGGTGGATCACAAACTCATAGCTTCTGTCCTATGTTTGTGTTGTTGGCAAGGACAGTTTCTAACTCTGCTATGAGAGAG GGAGAATATTCTACGCTTTATTGCTTCAGGCAGGCACGCCTCGTTACTTCTCTTAGTGCTGGTGGTGCGATGACTCGAGCTCAGGCAGATTTTATCCTTCCTGAGATTAACAAACTAGCAGCGCAGCTCAAATCTGAACCTCTTGCTATTTTGTTTGTGAGTTGTG CCGAAGTGGCCAATTCTCTGAATGCCATTGGTCCAACTGAGAACCAGAATATTACAACTTTTCCAT CAAATTTTGAAGGGCACTGCTTATTGGGCAAGATATCAATGCAATCACTTCATTTGACATTGGAGAAGTCTCTAAACTTGAACGTAGGGGAGAGAGCTGATGTGGTGTCAACTGTTCATATGCACTCTTGTTTCATGAAG TTCAGTGGTATGGATGGCGATAAGCATATTGCAGTTTGGACTCCTTCTAGTTCTGGAACTCTG GATACACCAAAGCAAGTGGAAGTCATAATTTGTGCAAAAGAGGCCGGgccaaaagaaaaatcacattATGATTTGTACTCTTATAATAAGGACATTGCTATGTCGTCATT CATCCGAATAATAAA GTTGAGAACTGGCAATGTCCTTTTCAACTACAGCtactataataataaattgcACAAAACTGAAG TGACAGAAGATTTCTCCTGCCCGTTCTGCTTAGTAAAATGTGCTAGCTTTAAG GGTCTTGAATGCCACTTGTCCTCATCACATGACCTTCTCAAATATGAGTTTTGG GTCAGTGAACATCAGCAGGTTGTGAACGTAAGTCTTAAGCCTGATATAAAGCGTCTTGAG CAATCGACGAACTTCAAGGCAAGACTGATGGTACATGCTTTTCTTATGGCTCTATCATCAGATG GTGCTGACCGGTACTGTTCAGAATGTAATAAACCCAATGCTAATGTCACAGGCACTCCTACGGGTATTGCTCACTCTCATGGAGATCCTGAATGTATTCAATCAATATCTGGAGGGGAATCCTCACTTTCTACCAGGCTAAAACAATGTGGAAGCATGAGAAAGTCATCAATGGGATGTTTTGACCCTAGAAA cCGAGCCCTTCTGGAGAAGCGACAATTCTTTCACTCGCGAAAATTACAG CCAATGGCATTGGAGGACGTCATTTCAGATCACGATAGTGAGGATGAAGTTGATCATGATATTGAAGATCTTGAAGATTGTAAG ATGTTGCAGACATTTGACTTTACGGATGTTACTGAAGAAGAGACGCAAATAGTGCTTCTTTGGAACTCATTTGTCAGGAGGCAAAG AGTGCTGGTAGATGGTCACGTTCCTTGGGCATGTGAGGCATTTACTAAGTTGCACAGTCAAAAACTTGTCAGGGAGCCATCACTGCTTTG GTCGTGGAGATTATTCATGATCAAACTCTGGAATCATTCTCTCCTCGATGCACAAACCATGAACAACTGCAAcataattattgaaaaacttCAAAACAAAGGAGATGTATTGATCgatgaagacaaagaagaagaagaagaagaagacataaTCCAAAGCGAACACGCTGATCGCctaaagaatcaaaacaagtga